From one Allorhizobium ampelinum S4 genomic stretch:
- a CDS encoding ABC transporter ATP-binding protein translates to MTELSMAPDLLMDVADLKKHFPIHSGFLGRQTGAVRAVENVSFQLRKGETLGLVGESGSGKSTVARLLLRAFPATEGRVTFRRRNGSLIDIAKAGNAEMRELRDEVQMIFQDPYSSLNPRLRLLEIIGEPLINKKVARSEIEDRVAELLKLVGLRPEFMSRYPHAFSGGQRQRIGIARALAVNPSFIAADEAVSALDVSVAAQVVNLMQDLQEQFGLTYLFITHDLSMVEHIANRVGVMYLGRLVEIADTASLFDKPRHPYTEALLSSVPQPDPRANAAKKRIILKGEIPNAAKPPSGCVFHPRCPYATDICRQVEPQLEALAGSDNAVRCHRAAELDLAGVR, encoded by the coding sequence ATGACGGAGCTATCCATGGCGCCTGACCTCCTGATGGATGTCGCCGATCTGAAGAAACATTTTCCGATTCATTCCGGCTTTCTCGGACGCCAGACCGGCGCCGTGCGTGCGGTGGAGAATGTCAGTTTTCAGTTGCGCAAAGGCGAGACCCTGGGACTGGTCGGCGAGAGCGGTTCGGGCAAATCCACCGTCGCCCGGCTGCTGCTGCGGGCTTTTCCGGCCACCGAGGGCCGGGTGACATTCCGCCGCCGCAATGGTTCGCTGATCGATATCGCCAAGGCGGGCAATGCCGAGATGCGCGAATTGCGTGACGAGGTCCAGATGATCTTTCAGGACCCGTATTCCTCGCTCAATCCGCGCCTGCGGTTGCTGGAGATTATCGGTGAGCCGCTGATCAACAAGAAGGTGGCGAGGTCCGAAATCGAGGACCGGGTGGCGGAGCTGCTGAAGCTTGTTGGTCTTCGTCCCGAATTCATGAGCCGTTATCCGCATGCCTTTTCTGGCGGTCAGCGTCAGCGCATCGGCATTGCCCGGGCGCTTGCCGTCAATCCGAGTTTCATCGCCGCCGATGAAGCCGTGTCGGCGCTGGATGTCTCGGTCGCGGCCCAGGTTGTCAACCTGATGCAGGACTTGCAGGAGCAGTTTGGTCTCACCTATCTGTTTATCACCCATGACCTGTCAATGGTTGAGCATATCGCCAACCGCGTCGGCGTCATGTATCTCGGCAGGCTGGTGGAAATTGCCGATACGGCAAGCCTGTTCGACAAGCCGCGCCATCCCTATACCGAGGCTTTGCTGTCATCTGTGCCGCAGCCCGATCCCCGCGCCAATGCCGCCAAGAAGCGGATCATCCTCAAGGGTGAAATCCCCAATGCCGCCAAGCCGCCGTCCGGCTGTGTCTTTCATCCCCGCTGTCCCTATGCCACCGATATCTGCCGCCAGGTGGAGCCGCAACTGGAAGCGCTAGCTGGCAGCGACAATGCCGTGCGCTGCCATCGTGCCGCGGAACTGGATCTGGCGGGCGTTCGCTGA
- a CDS encoding ATP-binding protein — protein sequence MTLSQRLFLRILPTLIITIALVGAFAYRSADREIENIYDAELINDANTLWVLLNHPLAKNSDKPIVQIPDLDFNMDDQLSLNEDADDYADAHAFRAWKNGRLVMVSSNSFPESVPEFKRGFSNFKLNGETWRVYTLPIPNSPVTIEVAEKMALRDGLVANIILNLSFPLMILVPAIAIVVWFVIHNGLNHIRVLVRQIRSRTPDDLSAISTDGLPRDLVPLVGSLNQFMEKLRISLTLERRFADLAAHQLRTPQAGIKLLLQLIERSDSEEERQALMKDLTASNERAMHLIEQMLNLARVSHQPLNLQPTNLFDLVAKVLADFGPVFNDRRLQVELSGDEEALVATDSTLLRMMIDNIVDNAIKYSPDAGAIEVRIKAKGPNWCVSVNDSGPGIPVQHRDKVFQQFYRLPTTEREGTGLGLAIAAAIAGRLSVDIELGVPDWGYGLRMDLLVPAGTLTAA from the coding sequence GTGACACTCAGTCAAAGACTGTTCCTGAGAATTCTGCCGACGCTGATCATTACAATCGCGCTTGTCGGCGCCTTTGCGTATCGAAGCGCCGACCGCGAGATTGAAAATATCTATGATGCGGAGTTGATCAACGACGCCAACACGCTTTGGGTCCTGCTCAATCATCCGCTGGCCAAGAATTCGGACAAGCCGATTGTCCAGATCCCCGATCTGGATTTCAACATGGACGACCAGCTGTCCCTGAACGAAGATGCGGATGATTACGCCGATGCCCACGCCTTCCGGGCCTGGAAGAATGGCCGCCTGGTCATGGTCAGCAGCAATTCCTTTCCTGAATCCGTCCCGGAATTCAAACGCGGCTTTTCCAATTTCAAGCTAAACGGTGAGACTTGGCGGGTTTATACCCTGCCGATTCCCAATTCTCCTGTCACCATTGAAGTTGCCGAGAAAATGGCGCTGCGCGACGGGTTGGTCGCCAATATTATTCTTAATCTGTCCTTTCCATTGATGATCCTGGTGCCGGCCATCGCCATTGTTGTGTGGTTCGTCATTCATAACGGCCTCAACCATATCCGGGTGCTTGTCCGCCAGATAAGGTCACGGACGCCGGACGACCTGTCGGCAATTTCCACCGATGGTTTGCCGCGCGATCTTGTGCCGCTGGTCGGCTCGCTCAATCAGTTCATGGAAAAGCTGCGTATATCCCTGACGCTTGAGCGCCGCTTTGCCGATCTCGCCGCCCATCAGTTGCGCACGCCGCAGGCTGGCATAAAGCTGCTGCTGCAATTGATCGAGCGGTCGGATTCGGAGGAAGAGCGTCAGGCGCTGATGAAGGATCTGACCGCCAGCAATGAACGGGCGATGCATCTGATTGAGCAGATGCTCAATCTGGCCCGCGTCAGTCACCAGCCCTTGAACCTGCAACCGACGAACCTCTTCGATCTGGTTGCCAAGGTGCTGGCGGATTTCGGGCCGGTCTTCAACGATAGACGCTTGCAGGTCGAGCTTTCCGGCGATGAAGAGGCGCTGGTGGCCACCGACAGCACCTTGTTGCGAATGATGATCGACAATATCGTTGACAATGCCATCAAATATTCGCCGGATGCCGGTGCAATCGAGGTTAGGATCAAGGCTAAGGGCCCCAACTGGTGCGTTTCAGTTAATGACAGCGGACCGGGCATTCCCGTTCAGCATCGCGACAAGGTTTTCCAGCAATTCTACCGGTTGCCGACAACAGAGCGCGAGGGGACCGGGCTTGGCCTTGCCATTGCTGCGGCAATTGCGGGCCGCCTTTCGGTTGATATCGAACTGGGTGTGCCGGACTGGGGCTATGGCTTGCGCATGGACCTGCTTGTGCCAGCGGGGACGCTCACTGCGGCTTGA
- a CDS encoding EamA family transporter — MKQGLDLSMLALILFCILTETGREICFKKGAGAGDARQMVLRPVVWAGICFWLIELLAWSRVLASVSLSVAFPIMAMSYATITIAGAVIFKESINLRHAVGVALVTAGVVCVGATGL; from the coding sequence ATGAAACAAGGGCTTGATCTGTCGATGTTGGCGCTGATCCTGTTCTGCATCCTGACGGAGACAGGCCGTGAGATCTGCTTCAAAAAAGGGGCAGGCGCGGGCGATGCCAGACAGATGGTGCTACGGCCTGTCGTCTGGGCCGGGATCTGCTTCTGGCTGATCGAACTGCTGGCCTGGAGCCGGGTGCTGGCCAGTGTTTCGCTGTCCGTCGCCTTTCCGATCATGGCGATGAGCTATGCCACCATCACGATTGCCGGTGCGGTGATCTTCAAGGAATCCATCAACCTTCGCCATGCCGTCGGGGTCGCGCTTGTGACTGCCGGTGTGGTCTGTGTCGGAGCAACAGGACTATGA
- a CDS encoding MtnX-like HAD-IB family phosphatase produces MQAFCDFDGTISKQDVTDLVLERFALPEWTDIEQQWEAGEINSAECMRAQIRLLQAYRHEIDRFLGEVEIDAGFPEFRRFCLQNHIRLTIVSDGVDYFIRRVLSHHGITDIEVVANRMLEPSCGNPTVFDLDHPFASQNCVTGSGVCKCNVIRSGDADHIYIGDGRSDFCVSSHAAKLIFAKSKLAVHCQENRIPFIAYRDFTDITAALKTLKTKSLAIGAGAAVTTVPASKIA; encoded by the coding sequence ATGCAAGCTTTCTGCGATTTTGACGGCACGATATCGAAACAGGACGTCACTGACCTCGTCCTGGAGCGGTTCGCCCTGCCTGAATGGACCGATATCGAACAACAATGGGAAGCGGGAGAAATCAACTCCGCTGAATGCATGCGGGCTCAGATCCGTCTGCTTCAGGCCTATCGGCATGAGATCGACCGGTTTCTCGGTGAGGTCGAAATCGACGCTGGCTTTCCTGAATTTCGTCGGTTCTGCCTCCAGAACCATATCCGCCTGACCATCGTCAGCGACGGTGTCGATTATTTCATTCGCCGTGTTCTTAGCCATCACGGCATCACCGATATCGAAGTGGTTGCCAACCGCATGCTGGAGCCCTCCTGCGGTAACCCGACGGTTTTCGACCTCGACCACCCCTTTGCCAGCCAAAACTGCGTCACCGGATCGGGTGTCTGCAAATGCAATGTCATCCGCTCCGGCGATGCGGATCACATTTATATCGGCGATGGCCGCTCGGATTTCTGCGTCTCCAGCCATGCCGCCAAGCTGATCTTCGCCAAATCCAAACTGGCGGTCCATTGCCAGGAAAACCGGATCCCCTTCATCGCTTACCGCGATTTCACCGATATCACAGCCGCACTCAAGACCTTGAAGACCAAGTCCCTGGCGATTGGGGCTGGTGCTGCTGTGACCACTGTTCCTGCATCAAAAATAGCTTAG
- a CDS encoding ABC transporter permease, translated as MTDLTVNDMDESRPEAGRAEKLYQASPRQLMWWRFKRHKVAMVSGIILILAYLVTGLAEFTAPYDAFQGNARTTLLPPQALHLFDEEGNFHGPFVYATTRTRDPVTLRPMYKPDTSKIVPIRFFVQGQTYRFWGLIEGNLRLFGAAGQDKINLLGTDTLGRDVLSRLIYGGRISLSVGLIGVAVSFVLGLTLGSISGYFGGITDNIVQRGMEFLRCIPTIPLWMGLAAALPITWDPLFVYFLVTLLLSLIGWTYVARTVRGRFLSVKNEDFVLAARFCGTSEAKIITRHMLPSMTSYIIAALTLSVPDMILGETALSFLGLGLRPPVVSWGVLLQEAQNLRTISQAPWLLAPGAAIVIVVLAFNFLGDGLRDAADPYSK; from the coding sequence ATGACCGATCTGACCGTAAACGACATGGATGAGTCCCGACCCGAAGCGGGGCGCGCGGAAAAACTCTACCAGGCCAGCCCCCGGCAATTGATGTGGTGGCGGTTCAAGCGCCACAAGGTGGCGATGGTTTCGGGGATTATCCTCATCCTGGCCTATCTGGTCACCGGACTAGCCGAATTCACGGCACCCTATGATGCATTCCAGGGCAATGCCCGCACGACATTACTACCGCCCCAGGCACTGCATCTGTTTGACGAGGAAGGAAATTTCCACGGCCCCTTCGTCTATGCGACGACCCGCACCCGCGATCCCGTAACCTTGAGGCCGATGTACAAGCCGGATACGTCGAAGATCGTGCCGATCCGATTTTTCGTCCAGGGACAGACCTATCGGTTCTGGGGCTTGATCGAGGGGAACCTGCGTCTGTTCGGTGCTGCGGGGCAGGACAAAATCAACCTGCTCGGCACCGATACGCTGGGACGCGATGTGCTGTCGCGGCTGATCTATGGCGGGCGCATCTCGCTATCTGTCGGGTTGATCGGCGTTGCCGTCAGCTTCGTTCTCGGGCTGACGCTGGGATCGATTTCGGGCTATTTCGGCGGGATCACCGATAATATCGTCCAGCGCGGCATGGAATTTCTGCGCTGTATTCCGACCATCCCCCTGTGGATGGGGCTTGCTGCCGCCCTGCCGATCACCTGGGACCCGCTGTTTGTCTATTTTCTCGTGACACTGCTGTTGTCGCTGATCGGCTGGACCTATGTGGCCCGCACCGTACGGGGCCGGTTCCTGTCGGTGAAAAACGAGGATTTCGTGCTGGCGGCCCGGTTTTGCGGGACATCTGAAGCGAAGATCATCACCCGGCACATGCTGCCGTCGATGACCAGCTATATCATCGCGGCGCTGACCTTGTCGGTGCCGGACATGATCCTTGGGGAGACGGCATTGAGCTTTCTCGGTCTTGGCCTGCGTCCGCCGGTGGTCAGCTGGGGTGTGCTGCTGCAAGAGGCTCAAAACCTGCGAACAATCTCGCAGGCGCCTTGGTTGCTGGCACCGGGGGCGGCCATCGTCATTGTCGTCCTTGCCTTCAATTTCCTTGGTGACGGCCTGCGCGATGCAGCCGATCCCTATAGCAAATGA
- a CDS encoding aspartate aminotransferase family protein — protein MRATLKIAEPPVVSPSEDELRELENLYCSHGDTVHYTDKPKFFEGCEGSFVYDASQTPFLDLQMWYSAVNFGYRNERLNNAAHRQLDQLPQVASQYLHREKVELAALIARDAEQKFGHKGRVHFNVGGSQAVEDSLKLVRNFTGGKSLMFAFEGGYHGRTLGASAITSSYRYRRRYGHFSDRAQFIEFPYHFRGPKGMSKEEYGEVCVQKFARLFESEYNGVWDPKAGKSEYAAFYVEPIQGTGGYVIPPMNFFTGLKKVLDDHGILLVVDEIQMGVYRTGKLWSIEHFGVSPDVLVFGKAITNGLNPLSGIWAREEMINPTIFPPGSTHSTFASNPMGTAVALETMKMVGEGDFGASVMEKGARFLDGLKVLEKRHAIVGDVDGLGLALRMEICKEDGFTPDKATLDWMSDEGMKGDMVVDGKTYGLVLDVGGYHKNVITLAPNLMISNSEIDLALTLLDQLLTRAARR, from the coding sequence ATGCGTGCAACGCTCAAGATTGCCGAACCGCCCGTCGTCTCGCCTTCAGAAGACGAGTTGAGAGAACTCGAAAACCTCTATTGTTCTCACGGCGACACCGTTCACTATACGGATAAGCCGAAATTCTTCGAAGGTTGTGAAGGCTCGTTCGTCTACGATGCCAGCCAGACGCCGTTTCTCGACCTGCAAATGTGGTATTCCGCCGTCAATTTCGGCTATCGCAACGAGCGGCTGAACAATGCGGCCCATCGGCAGCTCGATCAGCTTCCGCAGGTGGCATCCCAATATCTGCACCGCGAAAAAGTCGAACTGGCCGCACTGATTGCCCGCGATGCCGAGCAGAAGTTTGGCCATAAGGGCCGGGTGCATTTCAATGTCGGCGGCTCCCAGGCTGTCGAGGATTCGCTGAAGCTGGTGCGCAATTTCACCGGTGGCAAAAGCCTGATGTTCGCTTTCGAGGGCGGTTATCATGGCCGCACGCTCGGCGCGAGCGCGATTACCTCAAGCTATCGCTACCGTCGCCGGTACGGCCATTTCAGCGACCGTGCTCAGTTCATCGAGTTTCCCTATCACTTCCGCGGCCCGAAAGGCATGTCGAAGGAGGAATATGGTGAGGTCTGCGTACAGAAATTCGCCCGCCTGTTTGAAAGCGAATATAACGGTGTCTGGGATCCCAAGGCTGGTAAATCCGAATATGCCGCTTTCTATGTCGAGCCGATCCAGGGCACCGGCGGCTACGTCATTCCGCCGATGAATTTCTTCACCGGCTTGAAGAAAGTGCTTGATGACCACGGTATCCTGTTGGTCGTCGATGAAATCCAGATGGGCGTCTACCGCACCGGCAAGCTTTGGTCGATCGAGCATTTCGGCGTGTCGCCTGATGTTCTGGTATTCGGCAAGGCCATTACCAATGGTCTCAACCCGCTGTCCGGCATCTGGGCGCGCGAGGAAATGATCAATCCGACGATTTTCCCGCCCGGCTCGACCCATTCGACCTTCGCCAGCAATCCAATGGGCACCGCCGTTGCGCTGGAAACCATGAAAATGGTCGGCGAGGGTGATTTTGGCGCCAGCGTCATGGAAAAAGGCGCCCGCTTCCTGGATGGTCTGAAGGTTCTCGAAAAGCGTCATGCCATCGTCGGAGATGTCGATGGTCTCGGCCTCGCGCTCCGCATGGAAATCTGCAAGGAAGACGGGTTTACCCCCGACAAGGCAACACTCGACTGGATGTCGGACGAGGGCATGAAGGGCGATATGGTTGTTGATGGCAAGACCTATGGTCTGGTGCTCGATGTCGGCGGCTACCATAAGAACGTCATCACGCTGGCTCCCAACCTGATGATCAGCAACAGCGAAATCGATCTGGCCCTCACCCTGCTCGATCAGCTGCTGACCCGCGCTGCACGGAGATAG
- a CDS encoding ABC transporter ATP-binding protein: MPPESEKPVIEIDNLKVHFQVREGVVRAVDGVSLKLMPGEVLGIVGESGSGKSITVRAIMQLLPKVGKISDGQILFNGVPGKTTDIAKLDRNGRDMRALRGGRIGMIFQEPMTALSPVHTIGHQVMTPILLHSQGSKADAEKRAREVLDMVRLPRIDEMMRSYPHQLSGGMRQRAMIAIALACRPQVLIADEPTTALDVTTEAQILDLLKELRAELGMSIIFITHNFGVVADIADRVSVMYLGNVVETGRTEDIFYDPKHPYTRALLNSIPRLGAAKQHRLNTIPGMIPDPFNLPDGCVFHPRCGLARDGDCRRIYPAVTRIDDERMARCHVVAEAMQAGSVAQ; this comes from the coding sequence ATGCCCCCAGAGAGCGAAAAGCCTGTTATCGAGATCGATAATCTCAAGGTTCACTTCCAGGTCCGTGAAGGTGTGGTCAGGGCAGTCGATGGCGTCAGCCTGAAACTGATGCCGGGTGAGGTGCTGGGTATCGTTGGAGAAAGTGGTTCTGGAAAATCGATTACGGTGCGGGCAATCATGCAATTGCTGCCCAAGGTTGGCAAGATTTCCGATGGCCAGATCCTGTTCAATGGCGTTCCCGGCAAGACAACCGACATCGCCAAGCTGGATCGCAATGGCCGCGATATGCGCGCCCTGCGCGGTGGCCGGATTGGCATGATCTTTCAGGAGCCGATGACGGCATTGTCGCCGGTACACACCATTGGCCATCAGGTGATGACGCCGATCCTGCTGCACAGCCAAGGCAGCAAGGCGGATGCCGAAAAACGTGCCAGGGAAGTGCTCGATATGGTCCGGCTGCCGCGCATCGATGAGATGATGCGCAGCTATCCGCACCAGCTTTCCGGCGGCATGCGCCAGCGCGCCATGATCGCCATCGCGCTCGCCTGCCGTCCTCAGGTGTTGATTGCTGACGAGCCGACAACGGCGCTGGACGTCACCACCGAGGCGCAGATCCTTGATTTGCTGAAGGAGTTGAGGGCCGAGCTTGGCATGTCGATCATCTTCATCACCCATAATTTCGGCGTGGTTGCCGATATCGCTGACCGGGTCTCGGTGATGTATCTCGGTAATGTCGTGGAAACCGGCCGGACCGAGGATATTTTCTACGATCCGAAACACCCCTATACGCGGGCATTGCTCAATTCCATCCCAAGGCTTGGAGCCGCAAAACAACACCGGCTGAACACCATTCCTGGCATGATCCCCGATCCCTTCAACCTGCCTGACGGTTGCGTGTTTCACCCCAGATGCGGGCTTGCCAGAGATGGGGACTGTCGCCGGATCTACCCAGCCGTCACCCGGATCGATGACGAGCGGATGGCCCGTTGTCATGTTGTCGCGGAAGCGATGCAAGCAGGGAGTGTCGCCCAATGA
- a CDS encoding arginase family protein, which translates to MQLLLLHLDDALELQPEFMRTCKMAGAHELNEQQSGRAVRLWGRQAALDTLWRKISQAGRQGSAEPRLCFMGSGDFHHVTSLLIDQALERRSERVTVIHIDNHPDWVHFDGGMHCGSWVNRTLANPQVDKVITIGVCSNDLETPERKGANLDLLTSGRLELYPYAHPPSRVKASYGSGQSYRQHARDLYWQTIAEIGEMNFIDRLLASIQTDCVYITLDKDVLVQGDAVTNWDQGQMQMPYVLSIISAIGERYRIIGADVTGDYSRPDYSGTLWTRFLKKGEILIDQPRHTCPSPQICTINSSANLALLDVFGEQMR; encoded by the coding sequence GTGCAACTCCTGCTTCTTCACCTCGATGACGCGCTGGAGTTGCAGCCTGAGTTCATGCGCACCTGCAAAATGGCAGGCGCGCATGAACTCAACGAACAGCAAAGCGGCAGGGCTGTGCGTCTCTGGGGGCGGCAAGCCGCGCTCGACACGCTGTGGCGCAAGATCAGCCAAGCGGGACGGCAGGGGTCTGCCGAGCCGCGCCTCTGCTTCATGGGGTCGGGCGATTTTCACCACGTCACATCACTGCTGATTGATCAGGCCTTGGAACGCCGCAGCGAGCGCGTGACGGTCATTCATATCGACAATCACCCGGACTGGGTGCATTTCGATGGCGGCATGCATTGTGGTTCCTGGGTCAACCGTACCCTTGCCAATCCGCAGGTCGATAAAGTCATCACCATCGGCGTCTGTAGCAATGATCTGGAGACGCCGGAGCGTAAGGGCGCAAATCTCGACCTGCTGACCAGCGGACGGCTGGAGCTTTACCCGTACGCACATCCGCCTAGCCGGGTGAAGGCCAGTTACGGTTCCGGGCAATCCTACAGGCAGCATGCCCGTGACCTTTATTGGCAAACCATCGCCGAAATCGGCGAGATGAATTTCATCGACCGGTTGCTGGCCAGCATTCAGACCGACTGCGTCTACATCACTCTGGACAAGGATGTTCTGGTTCAGGGCGATGCGGTGACCAATTGGGACCAGGGGCAAATGCAGATGCCCTATGTCCTATCGATCATCAGCGCGATTGGTGAGCGCTATCGGATTATCGGCGCTGATGTGACGGGGGATTATTCCCGTCCAGACTATAGCGGCACTCTCTGGACCCGGTTTTTGAAAAAGGGCGAGATCCTGATCGATCAACCCCGCCATACATGTCCCAGTCCGCAGATCTGCACCATCAACAGTTCCGCCAATCTCGCGCTGCTGGATGTGTTCGGGGAGCAGATGCGATGA
- a CDS encoding fatty acid desaturase family protein gives MKLFAYSKWDSVSVAAALLHLAFNIYLIAGFESRPLWLSFVLACIYALSISWNINSISHNFIHTPYFKPRWMNYAFSLLESITIGFSQTYYHWVHMRHHSGNSDRPDESGKTVDLLSIYKHGKNGEPENVFSYTFLSFFRDDLGEIHRAIAAKRPFEAKWGRIELIAFIVVALAALAYDWKATLFLVPFYYLGNCLSSLNGYYEHLHGDPDEPIAWGVSSYKSFYNWLWFGNGYHAEHHYRPKTHWTQLPLLHDRIKDEQEKAGTHVISTCHALGFIAKENLAKETLSGEGTR, from the coding sequence ATGAAACTCTTTGCCTATTCGAAATGGGATAGTGTGTCTGTCGCAGCAGCATTGCTGCATCTGGCCTTCAATATCTATCTGATCGCCGGGTTCGAGAGCCGGCCGCTGTGGCTCTCCTTCGTGCTTGCCTGTATTTATGCGCTGTCGATTTCCTGGAACATCAATAGCATTTCCCATAACTTCATCCACACGCCTTATTTCAAGCCGCGCTGGATGAATTATGCCTTCAGCCTGCTGGAATCGATCACCATTGGCTTTTCTCAGACCTATTATCACTGGGTCCATATGCGCCACCATTCCGGCAATAGCGACCGGCCGGATGAGAGCGGCAAGACCGTCGATCTGCTGTCGATCTACAAGCATGGCAAGAATGGCGAGCCGGAAAATGTGTTTTCCTACACCTTTCTGAGCTTCTTCCGGGATGATCTGGGCGAAATCCATCGGGCTATCGCTGCCAAGCGGCCATTTGAAGCCAAGTGGGGGCGGATCGAACTGATCGCCTTCATTGTCGTCGCGCTGGCGGCCCTGGCCTATGACTGGAAGGCGACGCTGTTCCTCGTGCCCTTCTATTATCTCGGCAATTGCCTGTCGTCTCTCAATGGTTACTACGAGCATCTGCACGGCGACCCGGACGAGCCGATTGCCTGGGGCGTCAGCAGTTACAAGAGCTTCTACAACTGGCTGTGGTTCGGCAATGGCTATCACGCCGAACATCATTACCGGCCCAAAACCCACTGGACGCAATTGCCGCTGCTGCATGACCGGATCAAGGATGAGCAGGAAAAGGCCGGAACCCATGTGATCAGCACCTGCCACGCGCTCGGCTTCATTGCCAAGGAGAACCTGGCCAAAGAGACCTTGTCGGGGGAGGGTACCCGATGA
- a CDS encoding ABC transporter permease — translation MTSYILNRFAWAIPMLVLVSIAAFTVIQLPPGDYATALVAEMRANGDTPPEGTEERLRHQLGLDRPMYEQYSQWIGNIVLHGDFGTSLTYNQPVSNLIWGRLALTLAISFSSLLLTWVIAIPIGVYAAARQYSFLDYFFTVFGFLGRGFPEFLSALILMWLAYSWMGMNVGGLFSPQMQDAPWSIAKVADMLGHLWIPLLVLSTSGAAGLIRIVRANMLDELNKPYVETAMAQGLTEWSVIWRYPVRVALNPFISTIGWALPALISGDVITSVVLNLPTTGPLLLRALQSQDMYLSGSFILILGVFTILGTIVSDILLAISDPRIRYR, via the coding sequence ATGACATCCTATATCTTGAACCGGTTTGCCTGGGCCATTCCCATGCTGGTACTGGTTTCCATCGCCGCCTTCACGGTCATCCAGCTGCCTCCAGGCGATTACGCCACAGCGCTTGTCGCGGAAATGCGGGCGAATGGTGATACGCCGCCTGAGGGCACTGAGGAGCGGTTGCGCCATCAGCTCGGCCTGGATCGTCCGATGTATGAGCAATATTCGCAGTGGATCGGCAATATCGTTCTGCACGGTGATTTCGGCACCTCCTTGACCTATAACCAGCCAGTCTCCAACCTGATCTGGGGCCGGTTGGCCTTGACGCTGGCAATCTCCTTTTCATCCCTGTTGCTGACCTGGGTGATCGCCATCCCGATTGGTGTTTATGCCGCAGCGCGCCAATATTCGTTCCTCGACTATTTCTTCACCGTGTTCGGCTTCCTCGGTCGAGGCTTTCCGGAATTCCTCTCGGCCCTGATCCTGATGTGGCTTGCCTATTCCTGGATGGGCATGAATGTCGGCGGGTTGTTTTCGCCGCAGATGCAGGATGCGCCCTGGAGCATCGCCAAGGTCGCCGACATGCTCGGCCATTTGTGGATTCCGCTGCTGGTGCTTTCGACCAGCGGTGCGGCTGGCCTGATCCGCATCGTGCGCGCCAATATGCTGGACGAGCTGAACAAGCCCTATGTAGAGACCGCGATGGCGCAGGGCCTGACGGAATGGAGCGTCATCTGGCGCTATCCGGTGCGGGTGGCGCTCAACCCGTTCATTTCCACAATCGGCTGGGCTCTGCCAGCGCTGATTTCCGGCGATGTCATCACATCCGTGGTCTTGAACCTGCCGACCACCGGACCTCTGCTGCTGCGCGCGCTGCAAAGCCAGGACATGTATCTGTCGGGAAGCTTTATCCTCATTCTCGGCGTCTTCACCATCCTCGGCACCATTGTGTCCGATATCCTGCTGGCGATCTCCGATCCGCGCATCCGCTACCGATAG
- a CDS encoding response regulator transcription factor, translating into MRILVVEDDVILGSSLKKAFEKHAYGVDLMRDGESGLLAIQDNDYAVVILDVNLPKASGFEVVRTLRASGNKVPVLLLTALDSIRSRVEGLDEGADDYLVKPFDLDELLARVRALARRYEGRTETLIRCGNVELDPSAMIARQNGTPLHVAGKEFHLLKLLMERAGRYVTKSDIEYALYDISAMVESNTIEVTIYSLRKKLGADFIKSIRGVGYMVER; encoded by the coding sequence TTGCGGATTCTGGTGGTCGAAGACGACGTCATTCTGGGCTCTTCCCTGAAGAAGGCCTTTGAGAAACACGCCTATGGCGTGGACCTGATGCGGGATGGCGAATCCGGGCTGCTGGCCATTCAGGATAATGACTATGCCGTTGTCATTCTGGATGTGAACCTGCCGAAGGCCAGTGGTTTCGAGGTGGTTCGAACCTTGCGCGCCAGCGGTAACAAGGTTCCGGTCCTGCTGCTGACGGCGCTTGACAGTATCCGCTCACGGGTCGAGGGACTGGATGAAGGGGCCGACGATTATCTTGTGAAGCCTTTCGATCTGGACGAGCTTCTGGCCCGTGTTCGAGCGCTCGCCCGCCGGTATGAAGGGCGCACCGAGACATTGATCCGTTGCGGCAATGTCGAGCTTGACCCTTCCGCGATGATCGCTCGCCAGAACGGCACGCCCCTGCATGTGGCTGGCAAGGAATTCCATCTGCTCAAGCTGCTGATGGAGCGTGCTGGGCGCTACGTCACCAAAAGCGATATCGAATACGCTCTTTACGATATTTCGGCGATGGTGGAGAGCAATACGATAGAAGTGACGATCTACAGTCTGCGCAAAAAATTGGGCGCTGATTTCATCAAATCCATCAGAGGCGTCGGCTATATGGTCGAGCGGTGA